The Campylobacter sp. CNRCH_2014_0184h genome has a window encoding:
- the flgK gene encoding flagellar hook-associated protein FlgK, protein MGIFDSLYTGVSGIRAAELQINTTGNNIANADAVFYTRQRAVQSSGMSLDRGGLHLGTGTQIDTIKRLHDEHSYYELKNATTQQNYTNYLGQILQEASQRFPDMQGTGILQDYKNYYDAWNNFASNPSDGASKIDLVNSANTLTQNIQKTLQDLSKMQQTVNEQIRQTVDEINNIGQEIANINKQLENEEVLPTDNANQLRDRRDELELRLSKLVDAVAWKGKSSQDSTLESTMTDSGRYYDLSIQGFSIVNGSSFHPLKLDDNNPNGFYQIYYEVNDENRYDLTSKISGGQLGAQLDLRGRNYDGNHDTYSDGKLQEYKDMLNTFTKTLITQTNNVYAQAATDKVNSDDLKGLKPDTSLMSYDKNIQAGSFDITIYDEKGNAVATRTIKIDVNTTIEDVVKQINADIDDNKDGVSGNDLNDYFQAFYHYDGQSDSGNFQINGLKKGYKIAFKDNGTNFPGALNVSSFFNGQDASNINVNSSIRNDPNSLKASSNGVDGNNDVANAMLQLQNQKVNFYNKDGTVDTMSLDGYYRKFTGQIASDAESNGFAHATNMTVFNTAYAEYQSKSGVNTNEELAALIQYQASYGAAAKIVTTVDQMLETLLGLKS, encoded by the coding sequence ATGGGAATTTTTGATAGCTTATATACCGGAGTTAGTGGCATAAGAGCTGCTGAGCTTCAAATTAACACAACAGGCAATAATATTGCCAATGCAGACGCGGTATTTTACACTAGACAAAGAGCTGTACAAAGCTCGGGTATGTCTCTTGATAGAGGTGGTTTACACTTAGGAACAGGTACACAAATTGACACCATAAAACGATTGCACGATGAGCACTCTTATTATGAGTTAAAAAATGCCACTACTCAACAAAATTATACAAATTATTTAGGACAAATTTTACAAGAAGCAAGCCAAAGATTTCCTGATATGCAAGGAACTGGTATTTTACAAGATTATAAAAATTATTATGATGCATGGAATAATTTTGCTTCTAATCCAAGTGATGGAGCAAGTAAAATAGATCTTGTTAATAGTGCAAATACATTAACTCAAAACATACAAAAAACCCTACAAGATCTTAGCAAAATGCAACAAACTGTCAACGAGCAAATCAGACAAACTGTAGATGAGATCAATAATATTGGTCAAGAAATTGCAAATATCAACAAACAACTTGAAAATGAAGAAGTTTTACCTACTGATAATGCAAATCAATTAAGAGATAGAAGAGATGAACTTGAACTTAGACTTTCAAAATTAGTTGATGCAGTAGCTTGGAAAGGGAAAAGCTCTCAAGATAGTACCCTAGAATCTACTATGACTGATTCTGGAAGATATTATGATTTAAGTATTCAAGGTTTTAGCATAGTCAATGGCTCTAGCTTTCATCCTTTAAAATTAGATGATAATAATCCTAATGGATTTTATCAAATTTATTATGAAGTAAATGATGAAAACCGCTATGATTTAACTAGTAAAATTTCAGGTGGACAACTTGGAGCTCAGCTTGACCTTAGAGGTAGAAACTATGATGGCAATCACGATACTTACAGCGATGGAAAATTGCAAGAGTATAAAGATATGCTCAATACCTTTACAAAAACACTTATAACTCAAACTAATAATGTCTATGCTCAAGCAGCAACTGATAAAGTAAATTCGGATGATTTAAAAGGCTTAAAACCTGATACTTCTTTAATGAGTTATGATAAAAATATCCAAGCAGGAAGCTTTGACATCACAATTTATGATGAAAAAGGTAATGCAGTAGCTACTAGAACTATAAAAATTGATGTTAATACCACCATAGAAGATGTTGTTAAGCAAATCAATGCGGATATTGATGATAACAAAGATGGTGTTAGTGGTAATGATTTAAATGATTATTTTCAAGCCTTTTATCATTATGATGGACAAAGTGATAGTGGAAATTTCCAAATCAATGGCTTAAAAAAGGGTTATAAAATAGCTTTTAAAGACAATGGTACAAATTTCCCAGGCGCTTTAAATGTGTCTTCGTTTTTTAATGGTCAAGATGCAAGCAATATCAATGTAAATTCAAGCATTAGAAATGATCCAAATAGCTTAAAAGCAAGCTCAAATGGAGTTGATGGAAACAATGATGTAGCCAATGCTATGTTGCAACTTCAAAATCAAAAAGTAAATTTTTATAATAAAGATGGTACAGTTGATACTATGTCTTTAGATGGATATTATAGAAAATTTACAGGTCAAATTGCTTCAGATGCTGAAAGCAATGGTTTTGCGCATGCAACTAATATGACAGTATTTAATACAGCCTATGCAGAATATCAATCAAAAAGTGGTGTAAATACTAACGAAGAATTAGCAGCGCTTATACAATATCAAGCAAGTTATGGCGCTGCAGCTAAAATCGTAACTACTGTTGATCAAATGCTTGAAACCTTACTTGGTTTAAAATCTTAA
- a CDS encoding rod-binding protein produces MRVDNYLASKNYSSELYESITKHNNSYKAAKNYADSAFKNDLTHIQALNDEDKALKEQTDAFEAFLIKSVLDISLKQENSLFGKDASDEIYSSMYNDTMSKALSGGLGFSKLLFDYLKERG; encoded by the coding sequence ATGAGAGTTGATAATTATTTAGCGAGCAAAAACTATAGTAGCGAACTTTATGAAAGTATTACTAAACACAACAATAGCTACAAGGCTGCTAAAAACTATGCAGATAGTGCTTTTAAAAATGATTTAACTCATATACAAGCATTAAATGATGAAGATAAAGCTTTAAAAGAACAAACTGATGCTTTTGAAGCTTTTTTAATCAAAAGTGTTTTAGATATTTCTTTAAAACAAGAAAATTCTTTATTTGGAAAAGATGCAAGTGATGAAATTTATTCATCTATGTATAATGATACTATGAGTAAAGCATTAAGCGGGGGGTTAGGTTTTTCAAAATTATTATTTGATTATTTAAAAGAAAGGGGTTAA
- a CDS encoding RsmD family RNA methyltransferase: MHKIQEYQSVKDFLKNYKEDKKTNSKKQTQKIYTTIESGIYKGKKILLPSLDTTRSTKSIVKSCVFNVLRFSLQDKVFIEAFGGSALMALEARSNGCLKSYAIEKDKKAYEIALKNASNIDQNTICFNDDTFKKTPQIIQNSKEDIILYLDPPFDIREGFFDIYEKTLKLIENIKNSNVKIIIIEHHSTFKTPTKIQNYEKTKEKKFGSTTLSFYSFA, encoded by the coding sequence ATGCATAAAATACAAGAATATCAAAGCGTAAAAGATTTTTTAAAAAATTACAAAGAAGATAAAAAAACAAACTCAAAAAAACAAACTCAAAAAATTTACACCACCATAGAAAGTGGAATCTATAAAGGTAAAAAAATTTTACTTCCTAGTCTAGACACCACAAGAAGCACCAAAAGCATAGTAAAATCTTGTGTTTTTAATGTTTTGCGTTTTTCTTTACAAGATAAGGTTTTCATAGAGGCCTTTGGAGGAAGTGCTCTAATGGCATTAGAGGCAAGAAGTAATGGCTGCTTAAAAAGTTATGCTATAGAAAAAGATAAAAAAGCTTATGAAATCGCTTTAAAAAATGCTTCCAATATTGATCAAAACACCATTTGCTTTAATGATGATACTTTTAAAAAAACCCCTCAAATTATTCAAAATTCCAAAGAAGATATTATTTTATATCTTGATCCACCCTTTGATATTAGAGAAGGTTTTTTTGATATTTACGAAAAAACTTTAAAGTTGATAGAAAATATAAAAAATTCAAATGTTAAAATCATCATCATAGAACATCACAGTACTTTTAAAACTCCAACTAAAATACAAAATTACGAAAAAACAAAAGAAAAAAAATTCGGTTCAACCACTCTAAGTTTTTACTCCTTTGCATAA
- a CDS encoding flagellar basal body P-ring protein FlgI, which produces MRILFLSLVLSLSVFAATIKELTNVVGVRDNQLIGYGLVVGLNGSGDGTSSEFTLQSISNMLQGMNVKVSPGDIKSKNTAAVMVTAKLPAFARSGDKLDVSVASLGDAKSLQGGTLLMTALKGVDGEIYAVAQGSLAIGGLSPRPGAAGTHSTSANVINGAVVEREIPQNFSQSEDLILSLKEADFKTANNIERVLNTIFDTDIAKALDSRTIKLTKPEEFSHVEFMARVLEQDIAYTPESKVIIDERTGTIVAGVNIEVEPILITHKDITIKIDPNNTVALGQNEIDMKDGGILDPVSNTLKITNNKTTVANIARMLNKLGAAPNDIIAIMQNLKRAGAISAELEVI; this is translated from the coding sequence ATGAGAATATTATTTTTGAGCTTGGTGCTAAGTCTGAGCGTTTTTGCAGCTACCATAAAAGAACTTACCAATGTAGTAGGTGTTAGAGATAACCAACTTATAGGATATGGTTTGGTTGTTGGTTTAAATGGAAGTGGAGATGGTACAAGTAGCGAATTTACTCTACAATCTATTTCAAATATGCTTCAGGGTATGAATGTAAAAGTTAGCCCAGGTGATATAAAATCAAAAAATACAGCAGCAGTAATGGTTACAGCAAAACTTCCTGCTTTTGCAAGAAGTGGGGATAAGCTTGATGTAAGTGTGGCTTCTTTAGGTGATGCTAAATCTTTACAAGGTGGAACCTTGCTTATGACAGCTCTAAAAGGGGTTGATGGAGAAATTTATGCAGTAGCTCAAGGCTCTTTAGCTATAGGTGGACTTAGCCCAAGACCAGGTGCAGCAGGAACACACTCAACCTCAGCAAATGTTATTAATGGTGCAGTCGTAGAAAGAGAAATTCCACAAAACTTTAGCCAAAGTGAAGATTTGATTTTAAGTTTAAAAGAAGCGGATTTTAAAACGGCTAATAATATAGAAAGAGTTTTAAATACTATTTTTGATACAGATATAGCAAAAGCTTTAGATTCTAGAACTATAAAATTAACAAAACCTGAAGAATTTTCTCATGTTGAATTTATGGCAAGAGTATTAGAACAAGATATAGCTTACACTCCAGAAAGTAAAGTGATCATCGATGAAAGAACAGGAACTATAGTAGCGGGAGTAAATATAGAAGTTGAACCTATATTAATTACCCATAAAGATATCACTATAAAAATAGATCCAAACAATACCGTAGCTTTAGGACAAAATGAAATCGATATGAAAGATGGTGGTATTTTAGATCCAGTATCTAATACTTTAAAAATCACAAACAATAAAACAACAGTAGCAAACATAGCTAGAATGCTAAATAAACTTGGAGCAGCGCCAAATGATATCATAGCTATTATGCAAAATTTAAAAAGAGCTGGTGCAATTAGTGCTGAATTAGAGGTGATATGA
- a CDS encoding DUF5644 domain-containing protein, translating to MQITLRIFRFDKDSDYLAYYKPYVYDSKNFKSVYDVLSQIKKDDIYFDFEENPESCIKVNQVTIRQRRDLNNIIERFGKKLTIEPLDTKRATKDLIMDKSDFLEKLELFKGLIDIHDIELYKQYDFLYYTSEVREFLPEYLGDSFFVFAYKMLLKYPEKAPQFLKLVADEEKGIYYHTKFKNFISSNELDYESYIKELKVMLVKSGLARSIF from the coding sequence ATGCAAATAACTTTAAGAATTTTTCGTTTTGATAAAGATAGTGATTATTTAGCTTATTATAAACCTTATGTTTATGATAGTAAAAATTTTAAAAGTGTTTATGATGTTTTAAGTCAAATTAAAAAAGATGACATATATTTTGATTTTGAAGAAAATCCAGAAAGTTGTATTAAAGTCAATCAAGTTACAATCAGACAAAGAAGAGATTTGAATAATATCATAGAAAGATTTGGCAAAAAACTTACCATAGAACCACTTGATACCAAAAGAGCAACCAAAGATTTAATCATGGATAAAAGTGATTTTTTAGAAAAGCTCGAACTTTTTAAAGGACTTATTGATATACACGATATAGAACTTTATAAACAATATGATTTTTTATATTATACAAGTGAAGTTAGGGAATTTTTACCTGAATATCTTGGCGATAGCTTTTTTGTATTTGCTTATAAAATGCTACTTAAATACCCAGAAAAAGCACCCCAATTTTTAAAATTAGTCGCAGATGAAGAAAAAGGAATTTATTATCACACAAAATTTAAAAATTTTATTTCTTCAAATGAGCTTGATTATGAATCTTATATTAAAGAATTAAAAGTTATGCTTGTAAAATCAGGCCTTGCAAGAAGTATTTTTTAA
- a CDS encoding flagellar protein FlgN yields MVKQYLDETNSILEKLINLTLEDIAQIQAANHKHVSKSVEDKTKLVNDFQIAKKNLDKALVELSNQGNNKGLDELLDDEDKEKLTLLKQNLNTLHQKNKEYAKLALIIKNFYDNLLNAMFEQNGTNNAYGDNKTIPDSLFKINV; encoded by the coding sequence ATGGTTAAACAATATTTAGATGAAACAAATTCTATTTTAGAAAAACTCATCAATCTTACTTTAGAAGATATAGCGCAAATTCAAGCTGCTAATCATAAACATGTAAGTAAAAGTGTTGAAGATAAAACTAAACTTGTAAATGACTTCCAAATTGCTAAAAAAAATCTTGACAAGGCTTTGGTAGAACTTAGTAACCAAGGAAACAATAAAGGCTTAGATGAGCTTTTGGATGACGAAGATAAAGAAAAACTTACTCTTTTAAAGCAAAATTTAAATACCTTACACCAAAAAAATAAAGAATATGCCAAACTAGCTCTTATTATTAAAAATTTTTACGACAATCTTTTAAATGCAATGTTTGAACAAAATGGAACAAATAATGCTTATGGGGATAATAAGACAATTCCAGATTCATTATTTAAGATTAATGTTTAA